The genome window TGGCTCTTAGCAAGTGGCACTGCGTGCTCCATCAGATTGTGAAAATACGCCTCTGATAACTCAATTTGGCTCGGCCATAACAGTAATTGATCCGGACTTTTTTCCGGAAATAGGGTAAACCCGCTAACGAGCGGCAGATTGATGTTTTGCTGCCCTTCGGCTCCGTCATAGGTCATACGCACTACGCAGGACGCCAAGCGGCTAATCTGATCGCGCACAGCGTTGACTTGGCTCCCGCCCTCACTAAAACCCATATAGTTGTTGAAGTCAGTAACGCTGTTGGCTGGCATCTCAATGATGCGATTTTGTGACTTTAGAGCGATTGTATTCAGCGTAGACAGAATAATACGTGCCTTTACCCCATATGGCAAGCCCAGGTATTGTAATTCGTGCGTGACAGGGTTTCTGACTGGCATAGGCATCACATAGAGACTGAACTTACCGCTCTCCGCCTGCCATAGCTCGTTTGGTGCAAGATCAGGTTCACGGCGCGGCAAATAGCAATGGGCCATAACCGACGATTGGAACAGAATTTCTCTGTCGTCTGGCTCCTCTTGATAAGCCTCATAAATTAGCTTATTGCGGCGTTTAGCAATTGGAGTTAGGTCTTTTTTTGTGCTCATTTCCGTGCTGGTTTCAGTGCTGAATCTCGTTCCAGTTTTTCTAAGACAGCCTCCACGATCCAATCGTGCGTAGATATGCCCATCTTTGGACTACCTGGCTTGCGTGGGCGCGACGCTCGGAGCGAGTCGATCTGGCGAAGAATTCCTTTTGTAAGACGGGTATTTATATGCTTGGGTACATCGTCCGGCTCGGTATCAAAATTCTCGCTTGTGGGCTTACCGCCTTTATTAACAACTGCGTTGATCTCGGCCTCAGTAGGGGCTTTACGCTTCGGTGGTGACAGGCTGACGGCCATATGCTGTTACATGATTAAAGAGTTCATCTATTTCTGCTACAGCCTTTTTATCAGGGTCTTCCATCTCCGATACGATAAGACCCTTAGCTCCGGCATTAGGATATGCTTTCCGATTTTTAATAGCGTGAGGAACAAAACCTAAATCGGGCATGCTGGCCAAGGCTTCAGATGTTTCGCGGTTGTCGGCCGACGTAATGTCAGCCCGGTTCAGGAACGAATGAACAATCAACGGATGAATACGGGTGGACTGTATCTCGCCTAGCATCTCAGTAAGTTTCGATAGCGTCCAAACGTCGTGGCTGCGCGGCTGAATCGGGATCAGAGCCACATCAGCGGTGATCAGGGCTGCACGTTGGCTAGTGGTGTCTCTGCCACCCGTGTCAATCACGATATGGTCGTATTTGGATTTCATCGTCTCAACCTGTTTGCGTAGGTTGGCACCAATGAGCTGGACAAGCGTATAACCAACATTGCCACCAAGAGTGTGTTCTCGCCAGGCGGTAAAGTCGCTGGCCGTGCCCTGC of Spirosoma linguale DSM 74 contains these proteins:
- a CDS encoding plasmid encoded RepA protein (PFAM: plasmid encoded RepA protein~KEGG: xfn:XfasM23_2261 plasmid encoded RepA protein) codes for the protein MSTKKDLTPIAKRRNKLIYEAYQEEPDDREILFQSSVMAHCYLPRREPDLAPNELWQAESGKFSLYVMPMPVRNPVTHELQYLGLPYGVKARIILSTLNTIALKSQNRIIEMPANSVTDFNNYMGFSEGGSQVNAVRDQISRLASCVVRMTYDGAEGQQNINLPLVSGFTLFPEKSPDQLLLWPSQIELSEAYFHNLMEHAVPLAKSHLTALSNNATAIDWYTFLAHRLHRVQPNKPQFLAWQTIKDQFGGDYNRMVDFRANFKKVHRLVKSLYTDARVEEKGTRGLMLHFSQTPIPKRLFISELTNKV
- a CDS encoding cobyrinic acid ac-diamide synthase (KEGG: mrd:Mrad2831_6541 cobyrinic acid ac-diamide synthase), which translates into the protein MIFVLSGIKGGSGRSTISEHLTVWLAKQGADVLLVDADEQGTASDFTAWREHTLGGNVGYTLVQLIGANLRKQVETMKSKYDHIVIDTGGRDTTSQRAALITADVALIPIQPRSHDVWTLSKLTEMLGEIQSTRIHPLIVHSFLNRADITSADNRETSEALASMPDLGFVPHAIKNRKAYPNAGAKGLIVSEMEDPDKKAVAEIDELFNHVTAYGRQPVTTEA